DNA sequence from the Sphingomonas bisphenolicum genome:
CAGGCTATTCCCCCGAAAGATCGTTCGTGCCTGCCGGAGTGAAGGAAATCCTCTAAGGAGTGGTTAATGCACGGTAAGCATGTGGCGTGCGCCGGATGCCCGACATGACAAAGGGCCGCCCCACTTGCGTCGAGCGGCCCCCTGCAGTTCCCCTTCGTGCGGGGAAGGCGCTATGATGTCAGCTCCGGCGCTGGGCCAGCGTACTGAGGTCGCTGCGCGCGCCGTCGATCGCACTGCCGAAGCAGCTCCGATAATCGTCGGTCGCGGGCAGGATCGATCCGTTGACCCAGCCGCACACCTGCTTGGAGGCGCGGACAAGGCGCGAATCGGCGCGGCGCATACCGTTGGTGCTGGCGAGGTTGAGGTCGGCCACCGACACGGCGAGAGTGCGCGTTTCCGTGCCGGCATGGCCGTCCACGATCACATCCATGTCATTGCTGCCGGCGCTCGCCACGCCGGGCAGCGCAAGGGCCATCGTGGCGGCCAGCGCCACCCACGTCTTTCTGGTCATCCAAGTCTCCTGTCGAACATGTTTTCTAATTGTCTGCCCCACGTCTGACGTGGAAGTAGGGTCTTGTCCTAAATAGGCCTTGCCGGTGCGGATGAAAAGAGGCCAATTGATAAAAATTGGCGGTTTTCCGCGATTTTGCGGGTGCGAAGGGATTGGCTTCGCACCCGCATCAACCTTAGTGGCGGAAGTGGCGCATCCCGGTGAAGACCATCGCCAGACCGGCCTCGTCCGCGGCCGCAATCACCTCGTCATCGCGGATCGACCCGCCCGGCTGGATCACTGCCGTGGCGCCGGCTTCCACCGCCGCCAGCAAGCCGTCGGCGAAGGGGAAGAAGGCGTCGGAAGCGACCGCAGACCCGATCGTGCGCGGCGTGGTCCAGCCGGCCTTTTCGGCGGCGTCCTTCGCCTTCCACGCGGCGATGCGCGCGGATTCGAGGCGGTTCATCTGACCCGCGCCCACGCCCGCGGTGCTGCCGTCCTTGGCATAGACGATGGCGTTCGACTTCACATGCTTGGCGACGGTCCAGGCGAAGAGGCAATCCTTCAGCTCCTGCCCCGTCGGCGCGCGCTTGGTGACGAGCTTGAGCGCATCTTCCGTCACCTGACCGTTGTCGCGGCTCTGGACCAGCAGGCCGCCGGCGATGCTCTTGATCTGCAGGCCGGGGCGGGCCGGATCGGGCAGGTCGCCGGTCAGCAGCAGGCGCAGATTCTTCTTCTTGGCGAAAATCGCCTTGGCTTCGTCATTCGCGTCGGGCGCGGCGACGACTTCGGTGAAGATGCCGCTGATCGCTTCGGCGGTCGGGCCGTCGAGCGGGCGGTTGACGGCGATGATGCCGCCAAAGGCCGACACGCTGTCGCAGGCGAGCGCGGCCTCATAGGCCTCGATCAGCGTCTCGCCGGTCGCCACGCCGCAGGGGTTGGCGTGCTTGACGATGACGACCGTGGGCGGGCCATCGCGAAACTCGCTGACCAGCTCCAGCGCGGCGTCGGCGTCGTTATAATTATTGTAGCTCAGTTCCTTGCCCTGGATTTGTTGCGCCTGGGCGATGCCCTTCGCCGACGGACCGGTGGGCAGATAGAGCGCGGCGGACTGGTGCGGATTTTCGCCGTAGCGCAGGGTCGTGCCCAGCCTGCTCGCCACCGCCAGCGTGTCGGGGAACATC
Encoded proteins:
- the purH gene encoding bifunctional phosphoribosylaminoimidazolecarboxamide formyltransferase/IMP cyclohydrolase, which codes for MTDVPIKRALLSVSDKAGLIELGRALGQHGVELVSTGGTAKALREAGLAVMDISDLTGFPEMMDGRVKTLHPKVHGGLLAVRGNPEHVASMDEHAIGAIDLVVVNLYPFAATVAKGAEREEIIENIDIGGPSMVRSAAKNHESVAIVTDPADYARLIAEMAEKGGATSYDFRRMLAAKAYAATAAYDSMIASWFAFADQGTMFPDTLAVASRLGTTLRYGENPHQSAALYLPTGPSAKGIAQAQQIQGKELSYNNYNDADAALELVSEFRDGPPTVVIVKHANPCGVATGETLIEAYEAALACDSVSAFGGIIAVNRPLDGPTAEAISGIFTEVVAAPDANDEAKAIFAKKKNLRLLLTGDLPDPARPGLQIKSIAGGLLVQSRDNGQVTEDALKLVTKRAPTGQELKDCLFAWTVAKHVKSNAIVYAKDGSTAGVGAGQMNRLESARIAAWKAKDAAEKAGWTTPRTIGSAVASDAFFPFADGLLAAVEAGATAVIQPGGSIRDDEVIAAADEAGLAMVFTGMRHFRH
- a CDS encoding UrcA family protein, giving the protein MTRKTWVALAATMALALPGVASAGSNDMDVIVDGHAGTETRTLAVSVADLNLASTNGMRRADSRLVRASKQVCGWVNGSILPATDDYRSCFGSAIDGARSDLSTLAQRRS